The window AGCCGGTCAGGGCCGGTCACTCTTGATCATCTCACCGCACTACTTGATCCATTGATGACCTGGCAAATCTCCAGCCCTGCCTATGGCGATCCAATCAAACCCAGTCGCAATTCTTGGCTGCCCAGTTCCTTATGCTCGGCACCGTCGGTGGACCACGCGGCACCCGCCAACCGTGTGGCATCGGGGTGCACATAGCGCCCGATCGGACCACCGACAGACCGATGAATCGGCGCGCTGGGAGTGGCACGGGTCAACGCGGGAACGACTGAGCCGGGCGACGCGATCACAATCGCCACCGGCGTCGCGTTGCTGACAGCGATCCCGTCGGTCGGACCACCGGCCTGGACGGCTCGAGCCGCTGTCGCGACTCCAGCACTTCTCCACGGAAATAGCCAACACAAGGAGCTGTTAGGTGCAACCGCGTTTGGAACGACTTGAGCCAATGCTGGGAACCCCCCTCTTCGAGAGTCTCCTCTGGGGACATGAGTACGACCTCAGCGGTCTTGACCCGGACCTGCAAGAGCGCATCGGGTCCGGGCAGTTCAAGCGGATCGTGTTCTACGGGATGGGCTGCTCCTCTGTCGTGTCGGACATCGTGAAGGGCTTCTTCTTGTCCGAAGGCATTCCGGTGCACGTCCAAGTCGTCAACGACTACGACCTGGACTGGTTCGTCAACCGGGAGGTCGTGAATGATCCTTGCACGCTGACGATCATCGTGTGCTACAGCGGATGGTCGGTCGAGCCGTGTCTGTTCTACGATGCCATGCACGAGATGAACGCCGGCCGGAACCTGCTCGTTCTCACCGGCGGCGGCAAGATCGCCGGGATGTGCCGGGAGGACGGTACCTCACTGATCCAGTACAAGCTCCGCCACGCAGACCGAGAATACCCTCTCTACCACGTACAGCAATTCTTCGCGATATTCCTCGACCTCTTCCACCGGCTAGGCATCACGCAGCGTTCATACCGGGAGGAACTGGAGGCGTCGGTCGCCTTCCTCAAGGACGCGTTTCACGGAGGTACCCTCGAGAAAGCGGAGGCCATCGCCGTCAGGCTGCGGGACAGCCGGATCGCCCTGCTCGGCACCGCCGACTGGTACGTGACCCTGCTCAAGCAGACCACAATGTTCTTCAACGAGATCGCGATGGTCCCGACCCACCGCAACCTGCTCCACGAGTTCAGCCACACCGAGGTCGCAGCCTATTCCGATCCGTCAGCCAAGCAGGCCATGGTCGTGTTCCGCGACGCAAACGCGGACGACTACACACAGAACAAGATCCGGACCTTGGAAGAGCTGTTCGGAGACCAGAGCATCCCACAGAACAAAAATATCGAGTTCGTCATCATCGACCTCGACCAGGAAGACTTTTTCAAAAAGTTCTTCTTTGGCCACTTTTTTACAGTCTACATCGCCTACTACCTCGGCCTCCGCGCCGACGTGGCGGGCCGCGACCTCATCTCCATCGCGGCGGGCAACCCTTGGTGGAGCCAGCGCTCGATCGAACTGTTCCCGAAGTGCGTCGACATCCCATCGAACCTCGACCCGGAGTCCGCCGCCGCCCGATGACAGATTGCGTCACGACATGGGATACAAGCAGCTCACTCTCATCACCGGGGGCAGCCGCGGCATCGGACGCTGCCTGGTGCAGTCGTTTCTCGCGCACACAGACGTACTCAATGTGTCCAGGACGCCCGCCCGGGACGACGAGGGCTCCGCCGGGCACAAGCGGTATCAGCTTCACCACCTGAGCATTGACCTGGCGAACACGGCACGCGTCGAGTCACTCCTGACGACATGGCTCAAGGACCATCCCGACCACCGGGTCACGACGCTCATCCACAACGCAGCTGTCTCGCCCTTGGGCTGGCTCCACGAACTCTCGGACGCCGAGGTCGAGCAGGCATTCCGGGTCAACGTCTACGCACCGCTCGCCATCACGGCGTCACTACAGCGAATCGGGCGCTTCGCGATGGACGGCGCCCGCGTGGTCTACGTCACCTCGTCCCTCGCGCGTCCGGTGCCCGAGCTTTCCTTTGCCTGTCTCGGGCTGTACAGCATGACAAAGGCCGCGCTAAACAGGATGGCCCTCATCCAGAGCCGCGAATTCGAGCTCACGGCACCCCACATCACCGT is drawn from Micromonospora sp. Llam0 and contains these coding sequences:
- a CDS encoding SIS domain-containing protein is translated as MERLEPMLGTPLFESLLWGHEYDLSGLDPDLQERIGSGQFKRIVFYGMGCSSVVSDIVKGFFLSEGIPVHVQVVNDYDLDWFVNREVVNDPCTLTIIVCYSGWSVEPCLFYDAMHEMNAGRNLLVLTGGGKIAGMCREDGTSLIQYKLRHADREYPLYHVQQFFAIFLDLFHRLGITQRSYREELEASVAFLKDAFHGGTLEKAEAIAVRLRDSRIALLGTADWYVTLLKQTTMFFNEIAMVPTHRNLLHEFSHTEVAAYSDPSAKQAMVVFRDANADDYTQNKIRTLEELFGDQSIPQNKNIEFVIIDLDQEDFFKKFFFGHFFTVYIAYYLGLRADVAGRDLISIAAGNPWWSQRSIELFPKCVDIPSNLDPESAAAR
- a CDS encoding SDR family NAD(P)-dependent oxidoreductase, coding for MGYKQLTLITGGSRGIGRCLVQSFLAHTDVLNVSRTPARDDEGSAGHKRYQLHHLSIDLANTARVESLLTTWLKDHPDHRVTTLIHNAAVSPLGWLHELSDAEVEQAFRVNVYAPLAITASLQRIGRFAMDGARVVYVTSSLARPVPELSFACLGLYSMTKAALNRMALIQSREFELTAPHITVIRAHPGIVDTDLQRDLRRHPQMDPAFKMKTARLPPYREGEWHDVSPRDHMRTVSPEFSAEFIEWVTGLDNGTSNEYDFYQAEEFHAARGSTGNQQH